In Nicotiana tabacum cultivar K326 chromosome 17, ASM71507v2, whole genome shotgun sequence, one DNA window encodes the following:
- the LOC107784643 gene encoding 3-ketoacyl-CoA synthase 6, translating into MPEVVPSFSNSVKLKYVKLGYQYLVNHILTFLLVPIMVGVTIEVLRLGPEELLRIWNSLHFDLLQILCSSFLIIFIATVYFMSKPRSIYLVDYSCYKAPVTCRVPFSTFMEHSRLILKDNPKSVEFQMRILERSGLGEETCLPPAIHYIPPTPTMEAARGEAEVVIFSAVDDLMKKTGLKPKDIDILIVNCSLFSPTPSLSAMVVNKYMLRSNIKSYNLSGMGCSAGLISIDLARDLLQVHPNSNALVVSTEIITPNYYKGSERAMLLPNCLFRMGGAAILLSSKRRDRYRAKYRLMHVVRTHKGADDKAFKCVFEQEDPQGKVGINLSKDLMVIAGEALKSNITTIGPLVLPASEQLLFLLTLISRKIFNPKLKPYIPDFKQAFEHFCIHAGGRAVIDELQKKLQLSAEHVEASRMTLHRFGNTSSSSLWYEMSYIEAKGRMKKGDRVWQIAFGSGFKCNSAVWKCNRTIKTPNDGPWQDCIDRYPVHIPEIVKL; encoded by the exons ATGCCAGAAGTAGTCCCAAGTTTCTCTAATTCAGTGAAGCTCAAATATGTCAAACTTGGCTATCAATATCTTGTTAATCATATTCTAACATTTTTGCTTGTGCCTATTATGGTTGGTGTTACCATAGAGGTATTAAGACTTGGCCCTGAAGAATTGCTAAGAATATGGAATTCACTCCACTTTGATCTTCTTCAAATCCTATGCTCTTCTTTTCTCATCATCTTCATAGCCACTGTTTACTTCATGTCCAAACCTCGATCAATTTATCTAGTAGATTATTCATGTTACAAAGCTCCGGTTACCTGCCGAGTCCCATTTTCAACTTTCATGGAACATTCTAGGCTCATTTTGAAGGATAATCCCAAGAGCGTCGAGTTCCAAATGCGTATTCTTGAAAG GTCTGGCCTTGGAGAAGAAACTTGCTTGCCTCCTGCTATTCATTATATCCCTCCAACACCAACTATGGAAGCTGCTAGAGGTGAAGCAGAGGTGGTCATATTCTCAGCAGTGGATGACCTAATGAAGAAAACAGGACTCAAGCCAAAGGATATTGACATTCTTATTGTCAACTGCAGCTTGTTTTCTCCAACTCCATCTTTATCAGCAATGGTAGTGAACAAATACATGTTGAGAAGTAACATAAAAAGTTACAATCTTTCTGGCATGGGATGTAGTGCTGGTTTAATCTCAATTGATTTAGCTAGAGACCTTCTTCAAGTCCATCCAAATTCAAATGCATTAGTTGTAAGCACTGAGATTATCACACCTAATTATTACAAAGGTTCAGAGAGAGCAATGCTTCTCCCAAATTGTTTGTTCCGTATGGGTGGTGCAGCCATACTCTTGTCCAGCAAAAGACGCGATAGATACAGAGCCAAGTACAGATTAATGCACGTGGTCCGAACACATAAGGGTGCAGATGATAAGGCATTTAAATGTGTATTTGAACAAGAAGATCCACAAGGAAAAGTTGGTATTAATCTATCAAAAGACCTTATGGTTATAGCAGGAgaagctttaaaatccaacatTACTACAATTGGTCCTTTAGTTCTTCCAGCATCAGAGCAACTCCTTTTTCTCCTCACACTTATTAGTCGGAAAATTTTTAATCCCAAGTTGAAACCTTATATTCCAGATTTTAAACAAGCGTTTGAACATTTTTGTATTCATGCGGGTGGTCGGGCTGTTATTGATGAGCTTCAAAAGAAGCTACAATTGTCTGCTGAACATGTAGAGGCATCAAGAATGACTTTGCATAGATTTGGTaacacttcatcttcttcactaTGGTATGAGATGAGTTATATTGAAGCTAAAGGGAGAATGAAGAAAGGTGATAGAGTTTGGCAGATAGCATTTGGGAGTGGATTTAAGTGTAATAGTGCTGTTTGGAAATGTAATAGAACAATAAAGACACCAAATGATGGACCATGGCAAGATTGCATTGATAGGTATCCAGTGCACATTCCAGAGATTGTCAAGCTCTAA
- the LOC142171851 gene encoding uncharacterized protein LOC142171851, giving the protein MDSSPQSADTLASATTTTNAPAPVVTIASGVIDSTHPYYLHPSDYPGMNLVSSAFDENGYGGWRRAVIIALSAKNKLGFIDGTLVVPKADTGIQQAWARFNDMLLSWLLNSLSKEIAESVLYSQSAKDLWSDLEDRFGQANGAKLFQLQKELSSVVQGNSSMETTSTK; this is encoded by the coding sequence ATGGATTCTTCACCACAGTCGGCTGATACTCTAGCTTCTGCTACTACCACCACCAATGCTCCTGCACCTGTAGTTACCATTGCTTCAGGAGTGATTGACTCTACTCACCCTTACTACCTTCATCCTTCTGACTATCCAGGGATGAACCTTGTGTCCTCAGCTTTTGATGAAAACGGATATGGAGGTTGGAGAAGGGCAGTCATTATTGCCTTGTCTGCAAAGAACAAGCTGGGATTTATCGATGGTACCCTGGTTGTCCCTAAGGCTGATACTGGAATCCAGCAAGCTTGGGCTAGATTCAATGACATGTTACTTTCATGGCTGCTCAACTCCTTGTCCAAAGAGATAGCTGAGAGTGTTCTCTATTCACAGAGTGCAAAGGATTTATGGAGTGACCTAGAAGACAGATTTGGTCAAGCAAATGGAGCAAAGTTGTTCCAACTACAAAAGGAGCTAAGTTCAGTGGTGCAAGGAAATTCAAGTATGGAAACTACTTCAACAAAATGA